GTTCTCGAACTCAAACTTCATAATCGATTCACGGAGTTTAAATCTTTATAAATTCTAACCTCCAAAAGCAATTCATGAGGTTTAAATTTTTCAAGTATGAGAATTTGTTACATCATGAAATCCTATGAATTTACGGAGTTTAACCTTTATAAGTTCAAACACGGGAAACAAATCATGGATTTCAATAAGATACAGAAAGAACCAAAGAAAAGTTTAGCTTTTTTAATTTAGGCGCATCTTTTTTTGTTCAACTTATCATAAAGTGATTAAATGTCAATTACTTTTGAAAATGTGTCATATTCCTCATCACTGTACGAAAAGTGgttatttactattttatcAGTTTCAATTGCCCCTAATCGGGCAGGTGGACGTCAAATATCATATGGTTAaactagaaaagaaaaaagaactttaggataaagaaaagaaaaagaagaagaatcaaTGTTTTTTCTGTTATAATGACAGTTAATAGACCATAACTTCCCGTTTCAAAAGGCGCAACCTTAGTAATCTCTGTCTATTTCTGCCCCATTAAGTCTTTATCAGATCTCGTTAATTTGTTGTCTAACTGTTCCCATAATGACTATTTCTAAGCTAAACACACAATTATTTTAACCAAAAAGTTGTATAGTACATTAATACTCCAAGAATTTGAGCTTGTTTTCTCTATTGCATATCTATTTTGTTGCAGTTTAGGTACATTTACTATTCTGTGTCATATATATAGCGTCTTAAGTGGAATGGCCAAGTTATTGTACTCCAACTTGTAACAATATGTACGAATTATCGATCAATTTTTAGCAATCTCAAGGTTGAtctccttttttttcccttGTTGACATTTTTAGGATCATTGAAGCCCAAATTTTAATCAACGGATCGATCTAGATGAACATTGCAAAACTTTGTACTGCTTGGAGTTGATTTAGCAGAAAGATGGATATTCCTGGCTCGTTATCATACAATTAGTTATTCACAAACTCTGTCTGGAAGTATAATTTTCCTGATATGATATTTCCTATATACTACTTACAGGATTAAGTAGTTCACAATATTTCTGCGGTGAAATTGGTTGTTTTTTAGGATGGATTTTACAGCAGGAAAGTTATCAAATGAGCATAAAGAACAACTCCGATCTGCTTCAGAAAGTGCAGATCCATTAACAGTATCTCCATTACAGATATCTCCAAAATCACCGCGCTCTCCGAAATCCCCAAAATCTCCCAAGTCTCCAAGGTCTCCCGGTGATCGCCACAGCAAGCATGGTTCAGATAGGGGAAGTccacttaaaaataaaaaaagttcaCATTCTCCACGAGATGGTCGTCCAAAGAAAGGTAAGTTGATAAAATCTCGCAATTGCACATTACATACATGATAGTATTCCTGTGACAGGACTATTCAGATCATCGCGTTTAAACTATGGTAGAAAAATAAGTAACATTGGATCAAGTTGTACTTCTCGTGATGGTccttttatttaaaacattgtATTCCAGTAAATATTAGATTCTGAACGCATAATTTCAAAAGTACCATGAGTTTTTCTTATATAACTTTCTTGCTGCTTCTTCGTTATGTCACTGAACTGCACATGTGAAGATTTTTTACTTATGGTATTTCGATCTATTTTCAACCGACTCTTCGcataatatttatgatcatacAGGAGGTTGTGGAGGAAAAGGCACTTGGGGCGGATTAATGGATACCGATGATATCCATGCTATTGACCCCAATGATCCAAACTACACCAGTAGTGAGGTATTTTAAGCTATCATTCTTCAAAGTTCCATGAAATTAGTATTTTTGAgaaataacatatcaaattgagGAAGAGGAGCCTAGACATAACTGGTAAaattgttgtcatgtgaccagaAGGTCACAGGTTCGAGCTGTAGAAAACAGCCTCTTGCAAAAATGAAGGATCGCGCATAGCAGAaacttagtgcaccgggctgccctttttttaacACATCAAATTGAGTTAGCCCTTCTTTTTTTCAGGATACTGAGAGAACAAGTACTAAAGATATGGTTGCAGCATTTGAGGAATACAAAAAGAAGTCTATAATATTAGTAGAAGAATATTTCCAGAATGACGATATGACATCCACAGCTAATGAATTAAGAGAACTTGGGATGTCTTGTTATGACTTCTACTTTATTAAAAAGTTAGTATCAATGGCTATGGATAGACAtgacaaagaaaaagaaatggcAGCTGTTTTATTATCTGCTCTATATGCTGAAGTTATCAAACCCCAACAAGTCTACAAAGGTTTCAGTAAACTCTTGGAATCTGCTGATGATTTCATTGTTGATATACCAGATGCAATCGACATTCTCGCGTTATTCATTGCAAGAGCAGTAGTTGATGATATACTTCCTCCTGCATTTTTAGCAAAAGCAAATTCTTCTCTACCTAAAGATTCAAAGGGAATTGAGGTTATAAAAAGAGCTGAAAAAAGTTACCTATCAGCTCCTTTACATGCTGAAATCATCGAGTGTCGATGGGGTGGAAGTAAGAATAAAACAGTTGAAGATGTGAAGGACAAGATCAACAATTTGCTTATTGAGTATGTTGTAAGTGGAGAAAAGAATGAGGCTTGTAGATGCATTAACGATTTGAATATGCGTTTTTTCCATCATGAAATTGTTAAGAGGGCTATTATCATGGCAATGGAAAAGCAACAAGCCGAAAATCGCCTTTTGGACTTACTAAAGAAGACTACAGAAGAAGGGTTGATAAATTCAAGTCAATTATCAAAGGGGTTCAATAGGATTATTGACAATATCGATGACTTGTCACTTGACATACCAAATGCAAGGGTGGTTTTTCAGTCTATAATTTCTAAGGGAGCATCAGAGGGTTGGTTATGTATTTCATCTTTAAAGTCATTATCGACACAACTAGAAAAACAAGAAGTTGATGAGAAACTTGTGAAAGAATTCAAATTGAAAGCTCAATCCATGATCAAAGAGTACTTTTTGTCAGGTGATATTGTAGAAGTAAGTAGGATTTTAGAGTCAGAGAACAGTTCATGTTTGGCAGAACTAAACGCCATATTCGTTAAGAAGTTAATCACTTTAGCAATGGACAGGAAAAACAGAGAAAAAGAAATGGCTTCTGTTCTGTTATCATCTGTTTGCTTTCCAGCAGATGATGTGGTAAATGGCTTTGTAATGCTAATAGAAGCAGCAGATGATACAGCTTTAGACATTCCAATTGTCGTTGAGGACTTAGCGATGTTTTTGGCTAGAGCAGAAGTAGATGAAGTTTTAACTCCACAACACATGGAAGAGATTGGTAATCAATTTTTCGAACCGGATTCAATAGGTAACAAAGTTGTACTAATGGCAAAATCTTTGCTAAAAGGTAGATTATCTGGTGAGAGAATACTAAGGTGTTGGGGTGGTGGTGGAAGTAGTACAAATGGCTGGGCGATTGAAGATGTTAaggataaaataagaaaattattagAGGAATTTGAATCTGGAGGAGATGCAAAAGAagcatatacatgtataaaGGAACTAGGGATGCCATTTTTTCATCATGAAGTTGTGAAGAAATCATTGGTAATTATTATTGAGAAGAAAAGTGAGAGGTTATGGGGTTTTCTCAAAGAATGTTTTAGTATGGGACTTATAACAATGTATCAAATGACAAAAGGTTTTGCTAGAGTTGCAGAATCACTTGATGATTTGGCTTTAGATGTACCAGATGCTGAAAaacaatttaaagtttatgttGAAAGAGCTGAGGTTGAAGGATGGTTAGATTCCACTTTTAGTTTCAACAGACTTGGACATAATTCCATTGAAAATGGATTTTGTTGAATGATTTCTAAGGTACATTCTATTCTTTTACTTAGTTACTACTCCTGAGCTTTGTAAATGTTGCTCGGTCTCTTCAAAAATGTGACAGACTCTCCAAAAAAATTGCATTATATTTGGAGGATCTGACACACCCCCatcgacatttttgaagagtccgaagATTTGACATGCATCAATCCATATATTAAACTTCAAGTGGTTCAATTCATATATTTCACTAACTCATATTTTAGGtttatcttctctttttctttccagGACCATATAATGTTTAGCAACATCATCCAAATTGTTGTAGCAAAATGGATTTTCTTTACATGGACAATAGAGAGATTATAAAGGTGGAGACCACCACCATGAATAtgttctaaattaattaatgttGAGGAATTGCAGAGATGAAAACCCCCCAAAAGTGCTCAGCAGATGAGATCAACTTGCAtcatctttatatatatatgtccatGCCTATTTTTCTCTTATCTAGACCCCATTATGAGACTACATTgggcatgttgttgttgttcgaTTTTTGTCTTGAGACTAATAAATTGTTTCGTAGTGTGATTGAATTGTTACATGTACGTACTATTGaatcttttaaaatttaaattttaccaTTATATTGAGCCAAATACactgtttttttcttcttgcattCCAATAAGAAAGGCTAGATAGGAACAACTATACAGATAGGAAATAATTATCAAGAATTGTACAATtcttatctctctctctctcacacatATTTTTCacgtaaaaattatttatccaaTCTTTTATATAAATGCCAttagtaaatttatttcatatagATGCTTGATTTTATTTTGAAGAATAACAATGAACAACATCCATGAGCTTAAAAACATCATAGTTTAAAAGCTATATATTATATCTTTTAACTTTAGACAAGCGTTTATTCGTGTTGAAATAGGACTTGGAGGAGCTTTAATTGGATTTGAATCTTTAGGGACATGTCTCTTGATGTCAAATTCGTACAGTttctttatatttaataaatcttGTTTGAAAATCGGAGTTGAAGGAGATTTAACTGAATTTGAACCTTTAGGAACATGTCTCTTGACATCAAACTCGTAAAATTTCTCTATATTTGACAAATGTTTTTTGGAAACTGGAGTTGGAGGAGATTTAATTGGATCTGAACCTATGGAACCACGTCTCTTGATATTAAACTCGTACATGTCCTCTAAATTTGaaggatattttttaaaaattaaagtagGAGGAGATTTAATTGGA
This region of Solanum dulcamara chromosome 9, daSolDulc1.2, whole genome shotgun sequence genomic DNA includes:
- the LOC129903274 gene encoding MA3 DOMAIN-CONTAINING TRANSLATION REGULATORY FACTOR 2, translated to MDFTAGKLSNEHKEQLRSASESADPLTVSPLQISPKSPRSPKSPKSPKSPRSPGDRHSKHGSDRGSPLKNKKSSHSPRDGRPKKGGCGGKGTWGGLMDTDDIHAIDPNDPNYTSSEDTERTSTKDMVAAFEEYKKKSIILVEEYFQNDDMTSTANELRELGMSCYDFYFIKKLVSMAMDRHDKEKEMAAVLLSALYAEVIKPQQVYKGFSKLLESADDFIVDIPDAIDILALFIARAVVDDILPPAFLAKANSSLPKDSKGIEVIKRAEKSYLSAPLHAEIIECRWGGSKNKTVEDVKDKINNLLIEYVVSGEKNEACRCINDLNMRFFHHEIVKRAIIMAMEKQQAENRLLDLLKKTTEEGLINSSQLSKGFNRIIDNIDDLSLDIPNARVVFQSIISKGASEGWLCISSLKSLSTQLEKQEVDEKLVKEFKLKAQSMIKEYFLSGDIVEVSRILESENSSCLAELNAIFVKKLITLAMDRKNREKEMASVLLSSVCFPADDVVNGFVMLIEAADDTALDIPIVVEDLAMFLARAEVDEVLTPQHMEEIGNQFFEPDSIGNKVVLMAKSLLKGRLSGERILRCWGGGGSSTNGWAIEDVKDKIRKLLEEFESGGDAKEAYTCIKELGMPFFHHEVVKKSLVIIIEKKSERLWGFLKECFSMGLITMYQMTKGFARVAESLDDLALDVPDAEKQFKVYVERAEVEGWLDSTFSFNRLGHNSIENGFC